Proteins found in one Synergistaceae bacterium genomic segment:
- the metK gene encoding methionine adenosyltransferase, whose translation MSEKFIFSSESVTEGHPDKVADQISDGVLDAILKDDPMGRVACEVLVSTGLVVVAGEISTKTYVDIPKIARETINQIGYTRAKYGFDGETCAVLTAIDEQSGDIAQGVNNAIEVRDDKDLSENDIAKTGAGDQGMMFGYACSETKEFMPMPIALAHSLSRQLAKVRKDGTLSYLRPDGKTQVSLRYENRKAVHADTIVVSAQHHPEATLKQIRADIIEHVITPIVPANLIDANTKIFVNPTGRFVKGGPMADSGLTGRKIIVDTYGGWVPHGGGAFSGKDPTKVDRSGAYMTRYAAKNIVAAGIADECQIQVAYAIGVAEPVSLNVNTFGTGKISDEKISELLREHFDFRPAAIIRDLDLRKPQYKALAAYGHMGRIDLPVLPGWEKTDRADELKRAAGI comes from the coding sequence CCTATGGGACGAGTCGCCTGTGAAGTCCTTGTATCTACCGGCCTTGTCGTAGTAGCAGGCGAAATCAGCACAAAAACTTATGTCGATATTCCCAAAATTGCACGCGAAACTATTAATCAAATCGGTTATACTCGCGCAAAATACGGTTTTGACGGTGAAACCTGCGCAGTTCTCACAGCCATAGACGAACAGTCCGGGGACATTGCACAGGGAGTAAATAACGCTATTGAAGTCCGAGACGATAAAGATTTATCAGAAAACGACATAGCTAAAACCGGAGCAGGAGATCAAGGCATGATGTTCGGTTATGCCTGCAGCGAGACTAAAGAGTTTATGCCCATGCCGATCGCACTAGCTCATTCGCTTTCAAGACAGCTCGCAAAAGTCCGCAAAGACGGCACACTATCTTATTTGAGGCCGGACGGGAAGACTCAAGTTTCATTACGCTATGAAAACCGCAAAGCAGTTCACGCTGATACAATCGTAGTATCTGCACAGCATCACCCCGAGGCAACTTTAAAGCAAATCCGAGCCGACATTATCGAACATGTTATAACGCCCATAGTTCCCGCAAATTTAATTGACGCTAATACAAAAATTTTCGTGAATCCCACCGGGCGGTTCGTGAAGGGCGGACCGATGGCTGACTCCGGCTTGACTGGACGAAAAATTATTGTCGATACTTACGGCGGCTGGGTACCACACGGGGGCGGGGCTTTCTCCGGTAAAGATCCCACTAAAGTAGACAGGAGCGGCGCATATATGACTCGTTATGCCGCAAAAAATATTGTCGCTGCGGGAATTGCCGACGAGTGTCAAATTCAAGTCGCTTATGCAATCGGAGTCGCTGAACCTGTTTCACTCAATGTAAACACTTTCGGGACTGGTAAAATCAGCGATGAGAAAATTTCCGAACTCCTGAGAGAACATTTTGACTTCAGGCCGGCCGCTATAATTCGCGATTTGGATTTGAGAAAGCCTCAATATAAAGCACTCGCAGCTTATGGGCATATGGGACGTATTGATTTACCTGTTTTGCCGGGCTGGGAGAAGACTGACAGAGCCGACGAATTAAAACGAGCAGCAGGAATATAA